A region of Actinomycetota bacterium DNA encodes the following proteins:
- a CDS encoding ABC transporter ATP-binding protein, whose protein sequence is MISPPLLDARDVTVRYGGVTAVDRASVQVDGGEIVALIGPNGAGKTSMFNALTGVVRPASGTIRLGGLRVDDYAPHERARLGMGRTFQHAELFQRFSLRENLVLAHYGAGRSGLIAGLLGFATARRDRVVAEQRAEELLVATDLLEHAQTPCADLPYGLQRIATVARALVVPPRILLLDEPSAGLGPSESEELAATITRIRDLLHIPVLLIEHNMELVMGVADYVYVLDFGVPLAEGRPDEVQNDPTVIRAYLGADDEAEDDALVG, encoded by the coding sequence GTGATCAGCCCGCCGCTGCTCGACGCACGTGACGTGACCGTCCGGTACGGGGGGGTCACCGCGGTCGACCGCGCGAGCGTCCAGGTCGACGGCGGGGAGATCGTCGCGTTGATCGGGCCCAACGGCGCCGGCAAGACCTCGATGTTCAACGCGCTGACCGGTGTCGTCCGTCCGGCATCGGGCACCATCCGGCTGGGCGGGCTGCGCGTCGACGACTACGCGCCGCACGAGCGCGCCCGACTCGGCATGGGACGCACGTTCCAGCACGCCGAGCTGTTCCAGCGCTTCAGCCTGCGCGAGAACCTTGTGCTGGCGCACTACGGGGCAGGCCGCAGCGGTCTGATCGCCGGCCTCCTTGGCTTCGCTACCGCCCGCCGCGATCGTGTCGTGGCCGAGCAACGCGCCGAGGAGTTGCTCGTCGCCACCGACCTGCTCGAGCACGCCCAGACGCCGTGCGCCGACCTGCCCTACGGCCTCCAGCGCATCGCCACGGTCGCGCGCGCCCTCGTCGTCCCCCCACGGATCCTGCTGCTCGACGAGCCGAGCGCCGGCCTGGGCCCGTCGGAGTCGGAAGAGCTCGCGGCGACCATCACCCGGATCCGCGACCTGCTCCACATCCCGGTGCTGCTGATCGAGCACAACATGGAGCTGGTCATGGGCGTCGCCGACTACGTGTACGTGCTCGACTTCGGGGTCCCGCTCGCGGAGGGGCGCCCCGATGAGGTCCAGAACGACCCGACGGTGATCCGCGCCTACCTCGGGGCAGACGACGAGGCGGAGGATGACGCCCTTGTCGGCTGA
- a CDS encoding ABC transporter ATP-binding protein — protein MLSVRGLSVSYGRTRAVVDLDLDIAPGETVALLGANGAGKSSTLLALSGVVPSSGEVVFDGDRIDGRHPHEIVRAGVIQVPEQRAVFPDLTVAENLEIGGFAHPAGADLGADLAMVHEALPRLKDLARQRAGTLSGGEQQMLVLAKALVGGPRLLMIDELSLGLAPIVVRDLYRVLSQIRERGVSILLVEQFVPLALRLADRALVLQKGEVVFSGTAAELRSRRDILEVSYLGERT, from the coding sequence ATGCTGTCGGTGCGCGGGCTGTCGGTGAGCTACGGGCGCACGCGAGCGGTCGTGGACCTCGACCTCGACATCGCCCCGGGCGAGACCGTCGCGCTGCTGGGCGCCAACGGCGCGGGGAAGTCGTCGACCCTGCTGGCGCTGTCCGGTGTCGTGCCGTCGAGCGGGGAGGTCGTCTTCGACGGCGATCGCATCGACGGCCGCCACCCCCACGAGATCGTGCGTGCCGGCGTGATCCAGGTTCCCGAGCAGCGCGCCGTCTTCCCCGACCTGACCGTCGCCGAGAACCTCGAGATCGGCGGCTTCGCCCACCCCGCGGGTGCCGACCTCGGGGCCGACCTGGCCATGGTCCACGAGGCGCTGCCACGGCTGAAGGATCTGGCACGGCAGCGTGCCGGCACGCTGTCCGGCGGCGAGCAGCAGATGCTCGTCCTCGCCAAGGCGCTCGTCGGTGGTCCACGACTGCTGATGATCGACGAGCTGTCCCTCGGGCTCGCGCCGATCGTCGTTCGTGACCTGTACCGGGTCCTGAGCCAGATCCGTGAGCGTGGCGTGTCGATCCTGCTGGTCGAGCAGTTCGTTCCCCTCGCCCTGCGGCTGGCCGATCGGGCGCTCGTGCTGCAGAAGGGTGAGGTCGTCTTCAGCGGCACGGCTGCGGAACTTCGGTCGCGACGTGACATCCTTGAGGTCAGCTACCTCGGGGAGCGGACGTGA
- a CDS encoding OB-fold domain-containing protein, translating to MTDARGIIGYGVHLPIHRLDRGDIGRALGRPVGHGSRTVASFDEDAVTMATTAGLRALSAIPGIAVDRLLFATTSPPLADRTNATDIHAALGLDESAAAFDLVGSVRSGVAAVRAALDADGTVVVTTGDVRTGRPQSADEAEGGDAAAALVIGSGEGVVAELLADATVTVPVRYRWRRPGESTASTWEERFGEHALVEPTVRAIAAALKQAQLELAGVDHLIVTGTHARAARRVASAVGADDALVDDLSASVGNAGTAHPWLLLGNVLDRAEPGAVVALVTVTEGADVQIWRATPALADGRAAPTVAAQLVRGRPVDYLTYLTWRGFLARQPPRRPDPVPPAPPPSLRHADWKFGFVAGRCSSCGERNVPPQEVCFACGAVGAMTDERLASERGTITTFSIDRLAYSLHPPVVTAVVDLDGGGRTDLEITDAVPEDIAVGDRVSFAFRIKHQADGVPNYFWKAIPEREAD from the coding sequence GTGACCGACGCACGAGGCATCATCGGCTACGGCGTCCACCTGCCGATCCACCGGCTCGATCGCGGCGACATCGGACGCGCGCTGGGCCGCCCCGTCGGGCACGGCAGCCGTACGGTCGCATCGTTCGACGAGGACGCGGTCACGATGGCGACGACCGCCGGCCTGCGCGCGCTGTCCGCCATCCCCGGCATCGCCGTCGATCGGTTGTTGTTCGCGACGACCTCGCCGCCACTCGCCGACCGCACGAACGCCACCGATATCCACGCGGCACTCGGGCTCGACGAGAGCGCTGCGGCGTTCGACCTGGTCGGCTCCGTCCGCTCCGGTGTCGCTGCGGTGCGCGCTGCCCTCGACGCCGACGGCACCGTAGTGGTGACCACGGGTGACGTCCGCACCGGGCGCCCGCAGAGCGCGGACGAGGCCGAGGGCGGCGACGCCGCGGCTGCTCTCGTCATCGGCAGCGGTGAGGGCGTGGTCGCGGAGCTGCTCGCGGACGCGACCGTGACCGTCCCGGTCCGCTACCGCTGGCGCCGGCCGGGCGAGTCCACGGCCTCGACGTGGGAGGAGCGCTTCGGAGAGCACGCGCTCGTCGAACCCACGGTCCGTGCGATCGCGGCGGCGCTCAAGCAGGCCCAGCTCGAACTCGCCGGTGTCGACCACCTCATCGTCACCGGTACGCACGCCCGGGCGGCACGCCGTGTGGCTTCGGCCGTCGGAGCCGACGACGCGCTGGTGGACGACCTATCGGCGTCGGTCGGCAACGCCGGCACCGCCCACCCGTGGCTGCTGCTGGGGAACGTGCTGGATCGGGCCGAGCCCGGCGCGGTGGTGGCGCTCGTGACCGTCACCGAGGGCGCCGACGTGCAGATCTGGCGCGCCACTCCAGCGTTGGCAGACGGGCGCGCCGCCCCGACCGTGGCCGCTCAGCTCGTACGTGGTCGGCCGGTCGACTACCTCACCTACCTCACCTGGCGCGGGTTCCTCGCCCGCCAGCCGCCCCGACGCCCCGACCCGGTCCCACCGGCGCCACCGCCGAGCCTGCGCCACGCTGACTGGAAGTTCGGGTTCGTCGCGGGGCGCTGCTCCTCGTGCGGCGAGCGCAACGTGCCTCCTCAGGAGGTGTGCTTCGCCTGCGGGGCGGTCGGCGCGATGACCGACGAGCGTCTCGCGAGCGAACGTGGCACGATCACAACGTTCTCGATCGACCGCCTGGCGTACTCGCTGCACCCGCCGGTCGTGACGGCGGTCGTCGACCTCGACGGAGGTGGGCGCACCGACCTCGAGATCACCGATGCGGTCCCGGAGGACATCGCGGTCGGCGACCGGGTGTCGTTCGCGTTCCGCATCAAGCACCAGGCCGACGGTGTGCCCAACTACTTCTGGAAGGCGATCCCCGAGCGGGAGGCAGACTGA
- a CDS encoding acetyl-CoA acetyltransferase produces MASNGIRDRVAIVGMGCTPFGEHWDRDPGDLLVEASQAAFASAGVTRDDVDAYWVGTLGSGESGLTLSQPLKIANKPVTRVENYCATGSESLRMACYAVASGAYDVAMATGVEKLKDSGFSGLTMSPRPSDGTATETTAPAGFSRIVPAYAAKYGVDPDELKDAITHIAWKNHRNGSLNPLAHFRREVSKDAIACSPLVAGALGIMDCSGVSDGAAAAIVVHAEDAERYTDRPIYVKGLALAAGSGTGAMDRSYDHTTFPEVVASAADAYQQAGLDDPRADLMLAEVHDCFTPTEMVLMEDLGFAERGHAWKEVLAGTFDLDGVLPVNPDGGLKSFGHPIGASGLRMLYECWLQLRGEAGERQISNGRTMALTQNLGGGPGHAVSFVSVVGSQPSA; encoded by the coding sequence ATGGCGAGCAACGGCATCCGCGACCGCGTGGCCATCGTCGGGATGGGCTGCACGCCGTTCGGTGAGCACTGGGATCGCGACCCGGGCGACCTGCTCGTCGAGGCGTCGCAGGCGGCGTTCGCGTCGGCGGGCGTGACCCGCGACGACGTCGATGCGTACTGGGTCGGCACCCTCGGTTCGGGCGAGAGCGGCCTCACCCTCAGCCAGCCGCTCAAGATCGCGAACAAGCCGGTCACGCGGGTCGAGAACTACTGCGCCACCGGCTCGGAGTCGCTGCGGATGGCCTGCTACGCGGTGGCCTCGGGGGCCTACGACGTCGCGATGGCCACGGGGGTCGAGAAGCTCAAGGACTCCGGCTTCTCGGGGCTGACGATGTCGCCACGTCCGTCCGACGGCACCGCGACCGAGACCACCGCGCCTGCGGGGTTCAGCCGCATCGTCCCCGCCTACGCGGCCAAGTACGGCGTCGATCCCGACGAGCTGAAGGATGCCATCACCCACATCGCCTGGAAGAACCACCGCAACGGCAGCCTCAACCCGCTGGCTCACTTCCGGCGCGAGGTGAGCAAGGACGCCATCGCGTGCTCACCGCTGGTCGCCGGGGCGCTGGGGATCATGGACTGCTCCGGGGTGAGCGACGGCGCCGCCGCGGCCATCGTCGTCCACGCCGAGGACGCCGAGCGCTACACCGACCGCCCGATCTACGTCAAGGGACTCGCGCTCGCAGCGGGTAGCGGGACCGGCGCGATGGACCGCAGCTACGACCACACGACCTTCCCCGAGGTCGTGGCCTCCGCCGCCGACGCCTACCAGCAGGCAGGCCTCGACGATCCTCGCGCTGACCTCATGCTCGCCGAGGTCCACGATTGCTTCACCCCCACCGAGATGGTCCTGATGGAGGACCTGGGCTTCGCCGAACGCGGGCACGCCTGGAAGGAGGTGCTCGCCGGCACCTTCGACCTCGACGGCGTGCTGCCGGTCAACCCCGACGGTGGCCTCAAGAGCTTCGGCCACCCCATCGGTGCGTCCGGTCTGCGGATGCTGTACGAGTGCTGGCTGCAGCTGCGCGGTGAGGCCGGGGAGCGGCAGATCAGCAACGGGCGCACGATGGCGCTGACCCAGAACCTCGGCGGTGGCCCCGGACACGCGGTGTCGTTCGTCTCGGTCGTGGGCAGCCAGCCGAGCGCGTGA
- a CDS encoding MaoC family dehydratase N-terminal domain-containing protein produces MDPARAVGAELTAPDGSWTDRDVMLYHLAVGAGADPLDRQELSLTYERDLRVLPTFGVIAGSIPLEQVLAVEGLDFDPRMLLHGEQELEVHAALPVAATVRTRGSIAGIYDKGRDAVVVIESTTSDAEDRPLVTNRYTLFLRGAGGFGGESSAPPAPDAPDRLADLVVETPTLPQQALLYRLCGDRNPLHIDPEVARAAGFERPILHGLCTYGMVLRSVVGAALDGDSDAVRSYRARFSGVVFPGETLVTEVWREGAVLHLRASTVERGAPVLTRAAIEVH; encoded by the coding sequence ATCGATCCCGCACGGGCCGTCGGGGCCGAGCTGACGGCGCCCGACGGTTCCTGGACCGACCGCGACGTCATGCTCTACCACCTCGCGGTCGGTGCTGGCGCGGACCCGCTCGACCGGCAGGAGCTGTCGCTGACCTACGAGCGCGACCTGCGCGTGCTCCCCACCTTCGGGGTCATCGCGGGCAGCATCCCGCTCGAGCAGGTCCTCGCCGTCGAGGGCCTCGACTTCGATCCCCGGATGCTGCTGCACGGGGAGCAGGAACTCGAGGTCCACGCCGCACTCCCCGTGGCCGCGACCGTGCGCACGCGCGGTTCGATCGCTGGCATCTACGACAAGGGCCGCGACGCGGTGGTAGTCATCGAGTCGACCACCTCCGACGCCGAGGATCGACCGCTCGTGACCAACCGGTACACGCTGTTCCTCCGCGGTGCGGGCGGCTTCGGGGGCGAGTCGTCCGCCCCGCCGGCCCCCGATGCCCCCGACCGGCTGGCGGACCTCGTCGTCGAGACACCGACGCTGCCCCAACAGGCGCTGCTGTACCGGCTCTGCGGCGACCGCAACCCGCTGCACATCGACCCGGAGGTCGCCCGCGCTGCCGGGTTCGAGCGGCCCATCCTGCACGGGCTGTGTACGTACGGGATGGTCCTCCGATCGGTGGTCGGGGCGGCGCTCGACGGCGACTCGGACGCGGTGCGTTCCTACCGCGCACGCTTCTCAGGCGTCGTCTTCCCCGGTGAGACCCTCGTGACCGAGGTGTGGCGTGAGGGCGCGGTGCTGCACCTGCGGGCCAGCACGGTGGAACGCGGGGCGCCGGTCCTCACCCGCGCCGCGATCGAGGTGCACTGA
- a CDS encoding type II toxin-antitoxin system PemK/MazF family toxin, whose product MLTSGEVLAADLGEPVGREAGFPRPVVVVTAQVVLAQGPNVVHIVPVTSTRRGFRSEVDLDPDDDNGLGEPSTAQCQHLRAVSVDRLGESLGYVGPAALLQIRETIADLLDL is encoded by the coding sequence ATGCTGACCTCGGGTGAAGTCCTCGCGGCCGACCTCGGCGAGCCGGTCGGACGCGAGGCCGGCTTCCCCCGCCCGGTCGTGGTCGTCACCGCCCAGGTGGTGCTGGCCCAGGGCCCGAACGTCGTCCACATCGTCCCGGTGACCTCCACCCGCCGCGGGTTCCGGTCCGAGGTCGATCTCGACCCCGACGACGACAACGGGCTGGGCGAACCGTCAACCGCCCAGTGCCAGCACCTGCGAGCCGTGTCGGTCGATCGGCTCGGGGAGTCACTCGGCTACGTCGGACCAGCCGCACTGCTGCAGATCCGCGAGACGATCGCCGACCTCCTCGACCTCTAG
- a CDS encoding S8 family serine peptidase: protein MKRGISFLTAVLLLLGAQAAAGDEPRAAIPLHPALAAQLDSASTDEPLLVLVSGNSTATTRAAVEAIGLAPVEVFERLSVVAAVGPPHAVVAVHAEPGVIRVDPNLPLQFLDSSAHRATGIAALRDSDAYPELEPLRRHHHGKGLPYDGSGVSIAVIDGGFDPTHEQFMKDGESKFDLHLRQGCPLPPDDVHWATGTHSEPIPGCDVWVPVPPGVRDGEPDHGTIVAAVAAGYPRTTPSGAEVSGVAPEARLVGLSIGVHAYYSNAVSALNWVLENHEDPCGDGSCTPIAVVNNSYGPAADLTADPRFDPDDPFSRVTTALVEEGVVAVFAAGNDGGDGSSSRTSFLAQNPAPGVLGVGAYDDGNAGDRDLRVADFSSRGLKGDPSTYPDIAAPGVDLLVACPPQTDICTGRAADGAYAFVDGTSGAAPYVSGLVAQLAQADEDLTPGAVEDILEDSAYQFLPTEHFEPDVYEDPDGNRAGNADHTTSFDAGHGLVDAVGALSLALGRGSGRAPAPCLSAESFSIADPTGDVHHAGSVPSPLELSGYDVVGLTGSLSEFPGAFAAVVTLVNIPATETAAMRTTVSGHIDGDYFEVDLNRSVAGDSFTAFAGNVSLDGSYIDPDADTVTFVIRPEGGDVREQVSLRFAYATVEPLSFAPVVDFVHRDGPCLRGGAVGGTS, encoded by the coding sequence GTGAAGCGGGGGATCTCCTTCCTAACGGCAGTTCTCCTCCTCCTGGGAGCCCAGGCGGCCGCGGGTGATGAGCCGCGGGCGGCGATTCCACTGCACCCGGCACTGGCCGCGCAGCTTGACTCGGCATCGACGGACGAGCCTCTGCTGGTGCTGGTGTCCGGCAACAGCACGGCCACCACCCGCGCGGCGGTCGAGGCGATCGGGCTTGCTCCCGTGGAGGTGTTCGAGCGACTGTCCGTCGTCGCAGCCGTCGGGCCGCCCCACGCGGTGGTGGCGGTTCATGCCGAGCCTGGAGTGATACGTGTCGATCCGAACCTACCCCTTCAGTTCCTGGACTCGAGCGCCCACCGGGCGACAGGGATCGCGGCGCTGCGCGACAGCGACGCCTATCCGGAGCTGGAGCCACTTCGCCGCCACCACCACGGCAAGGGCTTGCCGTACGACGGATCAGGGGTCTCGATCGCGGTGATCGACGGCGGGTTCGACCCCACGCACGAACAGTTCATGAAGGACGGGGAGTCGAAGTTCGACCTCCACCTGCGCCAGGGCTGCCCCTTGCCGCCCGACGATGTCCACTGGGCGACCGGCACGCACTCCGAGCCCATCCCCGGCTGCGATGTCTGGGTACCGGTGCCGCCCGGGGTGCGCGACGGCGAACCCGATCACGGAACGATCGTGGCCGCGGTGGCGGCCGGCTATCCACGCACGACGCCGAGCGGGGCAGAAGTGAGCGGCGTTGCTCCCGAAGCGCGGCTCGTGGGTCTGTCGATCGGGGTCCATGCCTACTACTCCAACGCGGTGAGCGCGCTCAACTGGGTGCTGGAGAACCATGAGGACCCCTGCGGCGACGGATCGTGCACGCCCATCGCGGTGGTCAACAACTCCTACGGCCCGGCCGCAGATCTGACCGCTGATCCGCGGTTCGACCCCGACGATCCCTTCAGCCGCGTGACCACCGCGCTGGTGGAAGAAGGGGTCGTGGCCGTGTTCGCCGCCGGGAACGACGGGGGGGATGGCAGCAGCAGCCGGACCAGCTTCCTCGCCCAGAACCCCGCCCCGGGGGTCCTCGGCGTGGGAGCCTATGACGACGGCAACGCCGGCGATCGTGATCTCCGGGTGGCCGACTTCAGCTCTCGGGGACTCAAGGGTGATCCCTCCACCTATCCGGATATCGCCGCGCCGGGGGTCGACCTCCTGGTCGCCTGTCCTCCCCAGACGGATATCTGCACCGGCCGCGCCGCCGATGGGGCGTACGCGTTCGTCGATGGGACCTCGGGCGCGGCTCCCTACGTGTCGGGCCTGGTCGCCCAGTTGGCCCAGGCCGACGAGGACCTTACGCCCGGCGCGGTCGAGGACATCCTCGAAGACTCCGCCTACCAGTTTCTCCCCACGGAGCACTTCGAGCCCGACGTGTATGAAGACCCCGACGGGAACCGAGCCGGCAACGCCGATCACACCACCTCGTTCGATGCCGGTCACGGTCTGGTCGATGCCGTCGGCGCCCTGAGCCTTGCACTCGGGCGAGGGAGTGGACGGGCCCCAGCTCCATGTCTGTCGGCTGAGAGTTTCAGCATCGCCGATCCCACAGGGGATGTCCATCACGCCGGGAGTGTCCCGTCGCCCCTCGAGCTATCCGGCTACGACGTAGTGGGGTTGACGGGGAGCCTGAGCGAATTTCCCGGCGCGTTCGCGGCGGTGGTGACGTTAGTGAATATTCCGGCGACGGAGACGGCGGCCATGCGCACGACCGTCTCGGGACACATCGACGGCGACTATTTCGAGGTCGACCTCAACCGTTCGGTGGCCGGGGACAGCTTCACTGCCTTCGCGGGGAACGTCAGCTTAGACGGGAGCTACATCGATCCCGACGCAGATACCGTGACGTTCGTTATCCGCCCCGAAGGAGGGGACGTACGGGAACAGGTGAGTCTACGTTTCGCGTACGCAACCGTAGAGCCGCTGAGCTTCGCGCCAGTCGTGGACTTCGTGCATCGAGATGGACCCTGCCTTCGAGGGGGAGCGGTCGGGGGGACGTCATGA
- a CDS encoding AAA family ATPase: MQRPRTLVGRDEVIGRIRRRLDRVLGVTGQAIVIEGPAGIGKTAVADRLIDAAAERGFAVQRGTARQLETDLPFAPLAEALALDPRSDDERRARLGQLLRGDGGAGLGGHQRRWRIIDDIVDLLDKRARDAALLLLIEDVHWADVDTATVLARVARSLDDLPIALIVTSRPEPRPDHIGALLSVFDAVGALDVKLGPLTPTEVAELTATVVGAPPTATLAAILDRAGGNPLYVLELLEALDDEGALESTPSGTDARATTLPPSLRLTVIRRIGFLPEATVAVLRAASVLGESARLDRLAALTRRTTTELAEVLAPAYRSGLLDSGPDAVTFRHALIRDALYEDLPGPARVAMHADAAQVLLDAAALPGEIATHLAHALAPGDVATAIRLLDAADELLETNPDVAEDHAQRVLDALPTAHPARLRARILLAQAAARTGRPAEAEALAHELDNDGLDVTARLELWRAVILARHMRGEASIAALDAYEQVVREAALPAARRSGHLALLAFALRWEQPARADKLAGEALAPNPDPTTQILALTARFPPALMHGAIEEAYGMTARAVELVRTAGLEISWVGVEALAAFAFLRSNDPADDHEHPGVTALTEALVAAEAHGLAYAVATLHDELARTYWFQGDFDAAVASAETALRAVADTGYGENSVGGRSIRAGIALTRGDYDTAAIHRDAVPEAAISYWRGWPLLEAADRLRRGDVERAWELVRPALRWMEEDDPIAYMSLIWSLPVVEAALAVGETATAAAWADYVERWAAIGGEHPITAVAAATRAAVERTPARARAAIAAARASAVYPFRLSGYHLAGAILAENDVTGEAVAILREGRDLAAAANATVIVAWYDALLRDLGVRRGAVGDRGRPDTGWEALTEAELRVVELVAHDLTYREIGERLFISRRTVETHVANARRKLDCANRAELARAHLDRRT, encoded by the coding sequence GTGCAGCGGCCGCGCACGTTGGTGGGACGCGACGAGGTGATCGGGCGCATCCGTCGACGTCTCGACCGTGTGCTGGGCGTGACCGGCCAGGCCATCGTGATCGAGGGTCCGGCCGGGATCGGCAAGACCGCAGTGGCCGATCGCCTCATCGATGCTGCCGCCGAGCGAGGGTTCGCGGTCCAGCGCGGGACGGCACGGCAGCTCGAGACCGACCTGCCGTTCGCGCCCCTGGCGGAGGCGCTCGCACTCGATCCCCGTAGCGATGACGAGCGAAGGGCCCGGCTCGGCCAGCTGCTGCGCGGCGATGGTGGCGCGGGTCTTGGGGGGCATCAGCGTCGCTGGCGGATCATCGACGACATCGTCGACCTGCTCGACAAGCGAGCACGCGACGCGGCCCTGCTGCTGCTGATCGAGGACGTTCACTGGGCCGACGTGGATACCGCCACCGTGCTCGCGCGGGTGGCGCGCTCGCTGGATGATCTGCCCATCGCCCTGATCGTTACGTCCCGCCCCGAACCCCGCCCCGACCACATCGGCGCGCTGCTGAGCGTCTTCGACGCCGTCGGGGCGCTCGATGTCAAGCTCGGGCCGCTCACGCCGACGGAGGTCGCCGAGCTGACCGCGACCGTCGTCGGGGCGCCTCCCACGGCGACCCTTGCTGCGATCCTCGACCGCGCCGGCGGCAACCCGCTGTACGTGCTCGAGCTGCTGGAAGCGCTCGACGACGAAGGGGCCTTGGAGTCGACCCCAAGCGGCACCGATGCGCGCGCGACCACGCTGCCGCCGTCGCTGCGGCTCACCGTGATCCGCCGCATCGGGTTCCTGCCCGAGGCGACCGTCGCGGTGCTGCGCGCCGCATCGGTGCTGGGCGAGTCGGCGCGGCTCGACCGGCTCGCTGCCTTGACGAGGCGAACGACCACCGAACTGGCGGAGGTGCTCGCACCCGCGTACCGCAGCGGCCTCCTGGATAGCGGCCCGGACGCCGTCACGTTCCGGCACGCGCTGATCCGTGACGCGCTGTACGAGGATCTGCCCGGGCCGGCCCGGGTCGCGATGCACGCCGATGCCGCCCAGGTCCTACTCGATGCGGCAGCGCTTCCGGGCGAGATCGCGACCCACCTGGCCCACGCGCTCGCCCCTGGTGACGTGGCGACCGCCATCCGGCTGCTCGACGCCGCCGACGAGTTGCTCGAGACCAACCCGGACGTCGCCGAGGACCACGCCCAGCGGGTCCTCGACGCGTTGCCCACCGCGCACCCAGCACGTCTGCGGGCGCGCATCCTGTTGGCCCAGGCGGCGGCGCGTACCGGGCGGCCCGCCGAGGCCGAGGCGCTGGCACACGAGCTCGACAACGACGGTCTGGACGTCACCGCACGGCTGGAGCTGTGGCGCGCGGTGATCCTCGCGCGGCACATGCGTGGCGAGGCGTCGATCGCGGCACTGGACGCCTACGAGCAGGTCGTCCGCGAGGCGGCGTTGCCGGCGGCCAGGCGCAGCGGCCACCTGGCGCTGCTCGCGTTCGCGCTGCGGTGGGAGCAGCCCGCCCGGGCCGACAAGCTCGCCGGTGAGGCACTGGCACCCAACCCCGACCCGACCACCCAGATCCTGGCCCTGACCGCCCGCTTCCCCCCGGCGCTGATGCACGGGGCCATCGAGGAGGCCTACGGGATGACGGCGCGGGCGGTCGAGCTGGTCCGCACGGCAGGGCTGGAGATCTCGTGGGTCGGCGTCGAGGCGCTGGCCGCCTTCGCCTTCCTGCGCTCGAACGACCCCGCCGACGACCACGAACACCCGGGGGTCACCGCTCTCACCGAGGCGCTAGTGGCTGCTGAGGCGCACGGCCTGGCCTACGCGGTCGCGACGCTGCACGATGAGCTCGCCCGGACCTACTGGTTCCAGGGTGACTTCGACGCCGCCGTCGCGAGCGCGGAGACCGCGCTCCGTGCGGTCGCCGACACCGGCTACGGCGAGAACAGCGTCGGCGGACGATCGATCCGGGCCGGCATCGCACTGACGCGGGGCGACTACGACACAGCCGCGATCCACCGCGACGCCGTCCCGGAAGCAGCCATCTCGTATTGGCGTGGGTGGCCGTTGCTGGAGGCCGCGGATCGCCTGCGTCGCGGCGACGTCGAGCGAGCCTGGGAGCTGGTACGTCCGGCGTTGCGCTGGATGGAGGAGGACGATCCGATCGCTTACATGTCCCTGATCTGGTCGTTGCCGGTCGTCGAAGCCGCGCTCGCGGTGGGCGAGACCGCGACCGCGGCCGCCTGGGCCGACTACGTCGAGCGGTGGGCAGCCATCGGCGGGGAGCACCCCATCACGGCCGTGGCAGCAGCTACCCGTGCGGCGGTCGAGCGCACCCCCGCGAGGGCCAGGGCCGCCATCGCCGCGGCCCGCGCTTCGGCCGTGTACCCCTTCCGCCTCTCGGGCTACCACCTGGCCGGCGCGATCCTCGCCGAGAACGACGTGACCGGCGAGGCCGTCGCCATCCTCCGCGAGGGCCGTGACCTCGCCGCAGCGGCCAACGCCACCGTCATCGTCGCCTGGTACGACGCGCTGCTGCGGGACCTGGGGGTACGGCGGGGCGCGGTCGGAGATCGCGGCCGGCCCGACACCGGCTGGGAGGCGCTGACCGAGGCGGAGCTGCGGGTGGTCGAGCTGGTCGCGCACGATCTCACCTACCGCGAGATCGGCGAGCGGCTGTTCATCTCCCGACGGACCGTCGAGACCCACGTTGCCAACGCCCGCCGCAAGCTCGACTGCGCCAACCGCGCCGAGCTCGCCCGCGCCCACCTGGACCGCCGCACCTGA